The sequence AAGTGCCGGTCGCCATCGAGAAGGCCAAGGCTGTGGCGCGTAAGAACATGATTCAGGTGCCTGTCGAGAACGGCACCATTCCCCACGACATCGTGGGTGTCAACGGCACCGCGCAGGTGTTGCTCAAGCCCGCAGGCCCCGGTACCGGCGTGATCGCGGGCACCGTGCCCCGCTCGATTGCCGAGCTGGCCGGAATCACCAACATGCTCTCGAAAGAGTTGGGCAGCCGCAACAAGACCAACGTAGCTTACGCGGTCTTCGACGGGTTCAAGAACCTGCGGACGGCCAAGCAGGTGCGGGCGCTGCGTGGTTCGCTGAGCGGTCATGCAGGGCAGGCGACTCCGGCGGTGGCAGCTGTGACGACGGAGGTCACGCCATGAAGATCACCCTGAGAAAGAGCACCATCGGTTACAACAAGGAGCAGGCCGCCACCGTCAAGGCGCTGGGCCTGAGCAAGATCGGCCAGAGCCGTGAACTGCCTGATACTCCGGCGATCCAGGGCATGGTTCGCAAGGTCATTCACCTGCTGGAGGTCAGCAAATGAAGCTCCACGATCTGAAACCCGCGCCCGGTTCGACCAAGAACCGCAAGCGCGTGGGCCGTGGCCCCGGCGGCACTGACAAGACCGCCGGACGTGGTCACAAGGGCCAGAAGAGCCGCAGCGGTGCGGGCAAGGGCCAGTTCTTCCAGGGTGGCGGCAGCACGCTGATCAGCCGCCTGCCCAAGCGCGGCTTTAATAACGTCGGCACCGTGTACGAGCTGGTCAATCTGGCTCAGCTCGACCGTTTCGAGGCGGGTGCTGTCGTTGACCGCGCTGCCTTCGAGCAGGCCGGACTGGTTCGCCGTGACGGACGCGGCGTGAAGCTGCTGGCACGCGGCGAGGTCAGCACGGCGCTGACGTTGCACGTCGATGCCGCCAGTGAAGCCGCCGTCAAGGCTGTTGAAGCGGCGGGTGGCAGCGTGGTTATTGCGCCGCCCAAGGCCCCTCACTCGCAAGAGACCAAGCCCCGCTGATGCTCCGGGCCTTCCGCGACGCCTTCCGTATTCCGGATCTTCAGCGGAAGATTGTGTTCACGCTGCTTCTCCTGGCGATCTACCGTCTGGGCAACGCCATTCCCACCCCTGGCGTGAACTCGGCGGCGCTGGCGAGCAGCAGCGGCAACAATAGCCTTCTGGGCCTCATCGGCATGATTTCCGGCGGCAACCTCTCGCAGTTCTCCATCTTTGCGCTAGGGGTGCTGCCGTACATCACGGCGAGCATCGTGATTCAACTTCTGACCACGTCCATTCCTTCTCTGGAGAAACTGTCCAAGGAAGGCGAGGAAGGTCGGAAGAAAATCAACAGTTATACCCGGTATGCTGCCATCATTCTGGGTGCGGTGCAGGCGACCATCTTCAGCGTGTTTGTCACGCGGGATGCTGCCAACATCGCGCCCGGTTGGGATCCCGGTGTGTTTACCATCCTGGTGATGGTATTGACGCAGGTGGCGGGCATTGCCTTCGCCATGTGGATCGGAGAGCGCATCACCGAGGTGGGGCTGGGTAACGGTATTTCGCTCATCATCATGGCGGGCATCATTGGGCGCTATCCGGCAGAGATCAGGGCAACTACCCAGCTCTTCCGCAGTGGCGACCTGACGATCATCCCGCTGATCATCTTCCTGGCGATCATTCTGCTGGTCATTGCAGGCATCGTATACGTGTATCAGGCTGAACGCCGGGTGCCGGTGCAGTATGCCCGCAAGCAGGTGGGTGGCAAGAGCTACGGCGGTCAGGCGACGTTTTTGCCGATCAAGGTCAATCAGGCGGGTGTCATTCCGGTGATCTTCGCCTCTGCGATGTTGATTCTGCCGAATCTGATTCAGAACGCCACCGCCAAGACCGCCCCCGCCGTCTCGACCTTCATCCAGCGCTACCTGAGTTCGGGCGGCACCTGGTACACCGTGCTTGAAGTGCTGCTGATCGTAGGCTTCACGTACCTGTACAACAGCGTGCAGTTCGACCCCAAGCGGATTGCCGAGCAACTCCGCGAGGCGGGCGGCTTTGTACCGGGCGTGCGTCCGGGCAGCGCAACCGCCGAGTTCCTGAGCAAGATCAG is a genomic window of Deinococcus ruber containing:
- the rplO gene encoding 50S ribosomal protein L15, with protein sequence MKLHDLKPAPGSTKNRKRVGRGPGGTDKTAGRGHKGQKSRSGAGKGQFFQGGGSTLISRLPKRGFNNVGTVYELVNLAQLDRFEAGAVVDRAAFEQAGLVRRDGRGVKLLARGEVSTALTLHVDAASEAAVKAVEAAGGSVVIAPPKAPHSQETKPR
- the rpmD gene encoding 50S ribosomal protein L30 → MKITLRKSTIGYNKEQAATVKALGLSKIGQSRELPDTPAIQGMVRKVIHLLEVSK
- the rpsE gene encoding 30S ribosomal protein S5, which gives rise to MTFNRRNDRNAERESSEFEEKMLFVNRTAKTYQGGRRFRFAALVILGDRNGRVGMGIGKAKEVPVAIEKAKAVARKNMIQVPVENGTIPHDIVGVNGTAQVLLKPAGPGTGVIAGTVPRSIAELAGITNMLSKELGSRNKTNVAYAVFDGFKNLRTAKQVRALRGSLSGHAGQATPAVAAVTTEVTP
- the secY gene encoding preprotein translocase subunit SecY yields the protein MLRAFRDAFRIPDLQRKIVFTLLLLAIYRLGNAIPTPGVNSAALASSSGNNSLLGLIGMISGGNLSQFSIFALGVLPYITASIVIQLLTTSIPSLEKLSKEGEEGRKKINSYTRYAAIILGAVQATIFSVFVTRDAANIAPGWDPGVFTILVMVLTQVAGIAFAMWIGERITEVGLGNGISLIIMAGIIGRYPAEIRATTQLFRSGDLTIIPLIIFLAIILLVIAGIVYVYQAERRVPVQYARKQVGGKSYGGQATFLPIKVNQAGVIPVIFASAMLILPNLIQNATAKTAPAVSTFIQRYLSSGGTWYTVLEVLLIVGFTYLYNSVQFDPKRIAEQLREAGGFVPGVRPGSATAEFLSKISTRISLWGAIFLALLTVVPQIVQRLTGVTTFQFSGTGLLIIVGVALETLRQLESQLTVRRYDGFISKGRIRGRLQD